A single window of Phlebotomus papatasi isolate M1 chromosome 4, Ppap_2.1, whole genome shotgun sequence DNA harbors:
- the LOC129808443 gene encoding uncharacterized protein LOC129808443, with protein sequence MASNVTLSTLHKDRGNVKRLLTTLEKKFNAQEVSIALANAMMQEVQEIQKKFESIDQQLMELTLDDDEQALKEEKESEGIYQRCMEIKLSLGEFLFENNPQASAQPTTQRDDANSNLDSVLSNQTNIMRQMLELQRTSMTSSSSGHGGVRTKLPQLTLPTFDGRYTEWLNFRDAFQSTIHENDDLKDNQKMQYLKRALTGEAAEEIGNVQICDRNYEPTWARLVKRYQKKTHLVNALIEEFLAQSRKKVENVSDLQAANRKYKQIFDSLNSLGEDCMTLDIWLIYLMKLNMNENFRIKWEEGRTAEKMATLEEFFDFMTQQTDVMERAAMDVSKPPSSEAKGSSKSSKTGIKTHHTEVQQCFKCGVGHPLFMCDDFKALTVDDRRNLVAKSTLCFNCLRNNHSSKKCLSKARCHKCGKRHHSLLHLPQVVGANPQTQIQGTEKGSVPALTQPVAPPISQVNATQQTPLPQPGPSGSSGVITHHSSVHHRALLPTALVNIKDVYGDYQQCRVLIDGGGECTMISEDCAQRLSLPRRHARIPVTGAAEVAIGFTRGLVQLEISSIYNPDEKIQAEAYVMQKVTSLLPPAALTEKKWPHIDSLRLADPQFKTPGKVDVILGAEYALAITLPQILKGSEGEPIAQLTIFGWIVGGKVSGEVKSFTSLHTQCDLNETLKRFWEVETIMPKKPHLTEEEQLCETHFAETHTRDKSGRYVVKLPFKPSHEDLGDSATIAMARLQAMERRFARNPVLQQGYKQFMDEYLALDHMELVQPDELEKPNSMKYVLPHQAVIRPTSETTKLRVVFDASAATRPNKPSLNEVLAVGPPLQDDLLVLLQRFRTHQVALSADVEKMYRQVLVSEADRDFQRVFWRQAPTKKVQTYRLKTVTYGTSCAPYLAKKVLQQIAHDYRSEFPEASQAILSSFYMDDLLCGAATVEEGKKLRREIQEVLNRGHFSLRKWSSNSEEILEEIPSDMIAITPDEIRTQSKSISALGLKWNPGNDTFSLMIDTPPPVTTKREFRKHLTPWDLSHHELPPEVQDHYQKVQSQFKCLQEAEIPRIIPAKEGVIELHGFSDASEKAFSAVVYAKGIDEKGQAIVNLVMAKSRVAPLSPITIPRMELNGCVLLAQIMEKLKDALSNRKIEVHAWTDSMICLQWLKDDPRKWNRYIGARTSFIMEIIPPDRWRHVSSGDNPADCASRGLLPEELMQHHLWWHGPDWLKKDETHWPATKIIKKADPDEAKSTKMQVFTSQNTEEFLFGLLENHSDYLRTVRVFALTLRFIKNTQVTEDKREKGFVTVDEQNNAADRIFAYIQQQYFPEEYKCLNSGKPLPKSSKLRHLVPYLDDSGVMRVLGRLRHAQVPERTRHPIILPSQHPLVRSLVTFTHKTHLHSGAQLTQGILRSKYWIVGMRNLVKDVIRKCVICVKAKPRTESPLMGDLPAVRVQQCRAFYNSGCDFAGPFRIRASYLRKSVVTKGYICVFVCMVTKAIHLEVVSDLSTEKFVAALRRFTARRGHCQTLYCDNATNFVGAAGATREDRLKGIRDHQNKVTKFMSSYGTQFHFIPAYSPTFGGLWERGVGNVKTHLKRVLGDSILTFEEFATVLTQIEACVNSRPLCGMSLEIEDQEPLTPAHFLVGHALTLEATDEDFTEANPNRLTRWKLLQRFVQHFWKRWNQEYITSLQQRPKWCTSTRNLEIGDLVLLRENTMKPAAWKMGRVTATHPGKDLAVRVVTIRTKDGLQKRAVNTLAKLPVE encoded by the exons ATGGCGTCAAATGTAACCCTCTCAACTCTACACAAGGATCGAGGCAATGTCAAAAGACTTCTCACCACGCTCGAGAAGAAATTCAATGCTCAAGAAGTCTCGATTGCTCTCGCAAATGCAATGATGCAAGAAGTGCAAGAGATTCAGAAGAAATTTGAGTCcattgatcaacagttgatggAGCTCACACTAGACGATGATGAGCAGGCGCTCAAGGAAGAGAAAGAATCAGAAGGTATCTACCAAAGATGCATGGAAATCAAGCTTTCTCTTGGAGAGTTTCTTTTTGAGAACAATCCACAAGCGTCTGCACAACCAACTACACAAAGAGATGACGCAAACTCCAACCTGGACTCTGTGCTCTCCAATCAGACGAATATTATGCGACAGATGCTGGAGCTTCAGAGAACATCGATGACATCATCATCATCAGGACATGGTGGTGTTCGCACAAAACTACCACAACTCACACTACCTACGTTTGATGGTCGCTACACTGAGTGGTTGAACTTCAGGGATGCTTTCCAGAGCACAATACACGAAAATGATGACCTCAAGGACAACCAGAAGATGCAATATCTCAAGAGGGCATTGACTGGAGAAGCAGCTGAAGAGATTGGCAATGTGCAAATCTGTGACCGCAACTACGAGCCAACTTGGGCAAGACTTGTGAAGCGATATCAGAAGAAGACTCATTTGGTGAATGCGCTCATAGAAGAATTCTTGGCTCAATCAAggaaaaaagtggaaaatgtCTCGGATCTACAAGCCGCAAACCGCAAATATAAGCAGATCTTTGACAGTTTGAATTCATTGGGCGAGGATTGTATGACGCTGGATATTTGGCTGATTTATCTGATGAAGCTAAATATGAATGAGAATTTCCGCATCAAATGGGAAGAGGGTAGGACCGCTGAGAAGATGGCAACACTAGAAGAGTTCTTTGATTTTATGACCCAGCAGACAGATGTGATGGAGAGAGCAGCCATGGATGTTTCGAAACCTCCTTCCTCAGAAGCAAAAGGATCTTCAAAATCATCCAAGACGGGTATCAAAACACATCACACAGAAGTTCAGCAATGTTTCAAATGCGGAGTTGGACATCCTCTCTTTATGTGCGATGACTTCAAGGCTCTTACTGTGGATGACAGGCGAAACTTGGTCGCAAAATCGACGCTCTGTTTCAATTGCCTTAGGAATAATCATTCTTCGAAGAAATGCCTGTCTAAGGCAAGATGTCACAAGTGCGGGAAGCGTCATCATAGCTTGCTACATTTGCCACAAGTTGTGGGAGCTAATCCGCAAACTCAAATACAAGGAACAGAGAAAGGCAGTGTTCCGGCACTCACGCAACCAGTTGCACCGCCAATTTCACAAGTAAATGCGACACAACAAACACCTTTGCCTCAACCAGGACCTAGCGGAAGTTCTGGAGTGATCACACACCATTCATCAGTTCATCACAGAGCTTTGCTACCTACAGCACTCGTGAATATCAAGGATGTCTATGGTGATTATCAACAATGCCGAGTGTTGATAGATGGAGGCGGAGAATGCACAATGATCTCGGAGGATTGTGCACAAAGGTTGTCTCTTCCGAGGCGACATGCTCGAATCCCTGTCACTGGCGCTGCTGAAGTGGCAATCGGATTCACTCGAGGGCTGGTCCAGCTGGAGATCAGTTCAATCTACAACCCAGATGAGAAGATACAAGCTGAAGCCTATGTTATGCAGAAGGTGACATCTCTGCTGCCACCGGCAGCACTCACAGAGAAGAAATGGCCACACATTGATTCTTTGCGTTTGGCTGATCCTCAGTTTAAGACGCCAGGAAAGGTAGATGTTATCCTTGGAGCAGAATACGCTCTGGCCATCACTCTTCCCCAGATATTGAAGGGCAGCGAGGGGGAACCTATCGCTCAACTCACTATCTTTGGCTGGATAGTGGGAGGAAAGGTGTCTGGAGAAGTGAAGTCTTTTACATCTCTTCATACTCAATGTGACCTGAATGAGACGCTCAAGCGATTCTGGGAAGTAGAAACTATCATGCCAAAGAAACCACATCTCACCGAGGAGGAGCAACTGTGTGAAACACATTTTGCTGAGACACACACTCGAGACAAGTCAGGCCGATATGTAGTAAAATTGCCATTCAAGCCTTCTCATGAAGACTTGGGTGACTCAGCAACAATTGCCATGGCTCGTCTGCAGGCCATGGAAAGGCGCTTCGCAAGGAATCCAGTGCTTCAGCAAGGATACAAACAATTCATGGATGAGTATCTGGCATTGGACCACATGGAACTCGTTCAACCGGACGAGCTTGAGAAGCCAAACAGCATGAAGTATGTACTGCCCCATCAGGCAGTCATCCGACCAACAAGTGAAACTACAAAGCTCAGGGTAGTGTTCGACGCATCCGCGGCGACTCGACCAAACAAACCATCTCTGAATGAAGTTCTAGCCGTAGGACCACCCCTACAAGATGACCTGCTGGTGCTACTTCAAAGGTTCAGGACTCATCAAGTGGCTCTATCAGCAGATGTAGAAAAAATGTACAGACAAGTTCTTGTGTCTGAAGCTGATAGAGACTTCCAGAGAGTCTTCTGGAGGCAAGCACCAACGAAGAAAGTTCAGACCTATCGTCTCAAGACCGTGACCTATGGAACATCGTGTGCTCCATATCTCGCAAAGAAGGTTCTTCAACAAATTGCTCACGACTACAGGAGTGAGTTTCCGGAAGCATCACAAGCTATTCTGTCCAGTTTCTACATGGATGACTTGTTGTGCGGCGCAGCCACTGTTGAAGAAGGAAAGAAACTGAGACGAGAGATTCAAGAGGTTCTCAACCGAGGACATTTTTCCCTCCGGAAGTGGTCTTCGAACTCAGAGGAAATCCTGGAAGAAATACCATCAGACATGATAGCCATTACACCTGACGAAATCCGAACTCAGTCAAAATCCATTTCAGCTCTTGGATTGAAATGGAACCCAGGGAATGACACATTTTCATTAATGATTGACACTCCACCACCAGTTACCACAAAGAGGGAGTTCAGAAAACATTTGACCCCTTGGGATTTGTCACACCA TGAGCTGCCACCAGAAGTTCAGGATCATTATCAGAAGGTTCAGTCTCAATTCAAGTGTCTCCAGGAAGCTGAGATTCCAAGGATTATTCCTGCCAAAGAGGGTGTAATCGAGTTACACGGTTTTTCAGATGCTTCTGAGAAAGCATTCAGTGCTGTTGTCTACGCCAAGGGAATTGATGAAAAGGGACAGGCAATAGTGAATCTAGTTATGGCTAAATCCCGTGTAGCACCGCTCAGCCCAATCACAATTCCAAGGATGGAATTAAATGGATGTGTTTTGCTCGCGCAAATCATGGAAAAACTGAAGGATGCTTTGTCCAACCGGAAGATTGAGGTACATGCTTGGACAGACTCCATGATTTGTCTCCAATGGCTCAAAGATGATCCCCGAAAATGGAACCGATATATCGGGGCAAGAACAAGTTTCATCATGGAAATCATCCCACCTGACCGATGGCGACATGTATCATCTGGCGACAATCCTGCGGATTGTGCTTCAAGAGGACTTCTACCAGAAGAACTGATGCAGCACCATTTGTGGTGGCACGGGCCAGATTGGCTCAAGAAGGATGAAACTCATTGGCCAGctaccaaaatcatcaaaaaagcCGATCCTGATGAAGCAAAATCCACCAAGATGCAAGTATTCACGTCACAAAACACAGAGGAATTTCTGTTTGGTCTCCTTGAGAATCATTCGGACTATCTACGGACTGTAAGAGTGTTTGCCTTAACCTTGCGTTTCATCAAAAACACTCAAGTGACAGAAGACAAACGTGAGAAAGGATTTGTGACTGTGGATGAACAAAACAACGCAGCTGATCGTATATTTGCTTATATCCAGCAACAATACTTTCCTGAGGAGTACAAGTGTCTCAATTCCGGAAAACCCCTTCCCAAGTCAAGCAAATTGCGACATTTAGTGCCCTATCTGGACGATTCAGGCGTGATGCGAGTTCTAGGAAGACTACGACATGCTCAGGTGCCAGAGAGAACTCGCCACCCCATCATCTTGCCCAGCCAACATCCGTTGGTTAGGAGCCTAGTGACTTTCACACACAAAACTCATCTTCATTCAGGTGCTCAGCTGACTCAGGGCATCCTACGCTCAAAGTATTGGATAGTGGGGATGAGAAATCTCGTGAAGGATGTCATCCGGAAGTGTGTGATTTGTGTGAAAGCCAAGCCAAGAACGGAGAGCCCACTCATGGGAGACTTGCCAGCCGTGCGAGTCCAACAGTGTCGGGCATTCTACAATTCTGGATGTGACTTTGCCGGGCCTTTCCGGATTCGTGCCTCTTACCTGAGGAAATCTGTGGTCACAAAGGGATACATCTGTGTATTCGTGTGTATGGTAACCAAGGCCATACACCTGGAAGTTGTCAGCGACTTGAGTACCGAGAAGTTTGTCGCTGCCTTGCGCCGTTTCACCGCCCGTAGAGGTCATTGCCAGACGCTCTACTGCGACAACGCGACGAACTTTGTGGGAGCCGCAGGAGCTACTCGAGAAGATCGACTGAAAGGCATTCGTGATCACCAAAACAAGGTAACAAAGTTCATGTCTAGTTACGGAACTCAGTTCCACTTTATTCCGGCATATTCTCCAACCTTTGGGGGATTGTGGGAGAGAGGTGTGGGAAATGTCAAAACTCATCTCAAGAGAGTCTTGGGGGACTCCATCCTAACTTTTGAGGAGTTTGCCACTGTATTGACTCAAATAGAGGCGTGTGTGAATTCACGTCCGCTCTGTGGAATGTCTCTGGAAATAGAGGATCAGGAGCCATTGACACCAGCCCACTTTCTGGTGGGACATGCACTAACACTTGAAGCCACAGACGAAGATTTCACCGAAGCAAATCCCAATCGCCTCACCCGCTGGAAGCTACTACAGAGATTTGTCCAGCATTTCTGGAAGAGATGGAATCAAGAATACATCACTTCACTTCAGCAGAGGCCCAAGTGGTGTACATCAACCAGAAATCTCGAGATTGGTGATTTAGTTCTTCTCCGGGAGAACACGATGAAGCCAGCAGCATGGAAAATGGGACGTGTGACAGCCACTCATCCTGGAAAGGATCTTGCCGTACGGGTTGTCACAATCAGGACGAAGGATGGACTGCAGAAGAGAGCAGTCAACACTCTTGCGAAGTTGCCAGTGGAGTAA